Proteins encoded within one genomic window of candidate division Zixibacteria bacterium HGW-Zixibacteria-1:
- a CDS encoding cell division protein FtsZ, translated as MSEGKLRFELADDVDSPANIKVVGVGGAGGNAVNRMIEAGLSGVQFIAINTDIQVLDRNQAGKKIQIGKRLTKGLGAGANPEVGRKAIEEDREEVGALLEGADMVFITCGLGGGTGTGAAPVVAEIAREKGALTVAIITKPFNFEGNKRMQKAEFGLKELKDRADSLIIIPNERLLSVVDKSTRLTEAFAFADEILHQATKGISDLIAVPGLVNCDFADVKTVMLERGDALMGTGIASGEDRAEQAARQAISSPLLEDISMSGAAGVLINITGGEDMSLNDVNQATTIINQAAGEDANIIFGAVIDPSFKDQIRVTVIATGFGSRYEMSTEDEEPIAKAEPGKVMSLFPEQPTVFPVRKVAGGNGRGRIPAFQSENTKIPAYIRRLDD; from the coding sequence ATGAGTGAAGGGAAACTTCGTTTTGAGTTGGCCGATGATGTCGACAGCCCGGCCAACATCAAGGTGGTCGGCGTGGGCGGCGCCGGCGGTAATGCCGTCAACAGGATGATCGAAGCAGGGTTGTCGGGCGTGCAATTTATTGCCATCAATACCGACATTCAAGTGCTCGACCGCAACCAGGCCGGCAAGAAAATTCAAATCGGCAAAAGACTGACCAAAGGACTTGGGGCCGGGGCCAATCCCGAAGTCGGCCGCAAGGCCATTGAAGAGGACCGCGAGGAAGTCGGTGCGTTGCTCGAAGGCGCCGATATGGTTTTCATCACCTGCGGTCTGGGCGGCGGGACCGGCACCGGTGCCGCTCCGGTTGTAGCCGAGATTGCGCGGGAAAAAGGCGCCCTGACCGTCGCCATCATTACCAAGCCGTTTAATTTCGAGGGCAACAAACGGATGCAAAAAGCGGAGTTCGGCCTCAAAGAACTGAAGGATAGAGCCGATTCGCTTATCATTATTCCCAACGAACGACTGCTTTCGGTCGTGGACAAATCAACCCGCTTGACCGAAGCCTTCGCTTTTGCCGATGAAATTTTGCATCAGGCAACCAAGGGTATCTCGGATCTTATTGCGGTCCCGGGACTGGTCAACTGCGATTTTGCCGATGTCAAGACGGTTATGCTCGAGCGCGGTGATGCTCTGATGGGAACCGGAATTGCATCCGGCGAAGATCGCGCCGAACAGGCCGCCAGGCAGGCTATCTCATCGCCATTGCTGGAAGATATCTCGATGTCGGGAGCCGCCGGGGTGCTGATCAATATTACCGGTGGCGAGGATATGTCGCTCAACGATGTCAACCAGGCGACCACAATTATCAATCAGGCGGCAGGGGAGGATGCCAACATAATTTTCGGAGCCGTTATTGATCCGAGTTTTAAGGATCAGATCAGGGTGACGGTTATCGCCACCGGTTTCGGCTCTCGCTACGAAATGTCGACTGAAGATGAAGAACCGATTGCCAAAGCTGAGCCCGGCAAGGTGATGTCATTGTTCCCGGAACAGCCGACGGTTTTTCCGGTCAGAAAAGTGGCCGGCGGTAATGGGCGGGGTCGCATACCCGCCTTCCAGAGCGAGAATACCAAGATTCCCGCATATATCAGAAGATTGGATGATTAA